tcaccgccatggtttggcccaaacccttTGTTATCTATAGAGATTGTGAACCTTTTTAAGGAAAATTAGTGATGAGTGCggttaaaaataaattcatacCTCCCTAATTTCTTTGTCACTTACCAAATTGGCATGTTTTGTATCTTTCATTAAAGGATTGCCCAACAGCAGCGGTGTCGTTGCAAGGAAAGACATGCGATGTACAGATGATGCGGTCGTCATTCGTAGAATGCGCGAGGCTGGCGCCATACCCATAGCCCTGACTAACGTCAGTGAACTCTGCATGTGGTACGAATCAAACAACTGTGTCTATGGAAGAAGCAACAATGCCTATGACAACCGTAGAATGGTCGGGGGAAGCTCTGGTGAGTATTCGGGCATATAACAGTATAGATACATTGGTTCATAAAAATTAGCAGAGATAAAGCTTGTATATCAGATTGCACGGATGCAAATAGACAAACAGTCATGTCCACACAGATATATGAAAGGGTCGATCTCCACAGGCAAGTCTGCTGAAACATCCTCCGACAGAGATAATGCAGGGAGATTAAAGCAAGCAGTGATCTCTCCATGATGTACAAGAGTCTGATGGAATCATGATTATTGTATCTCACCTCTGCATTAATCTGTAAAGGTCATGTAACATTGTGACGGACAAGGTTGAATAAAGAAACAGAGATTGAAAAATAATTAGGCGtgaattgaaagaaaacagaatgATGCAAACTGAATGAATCGAAATGAGAGGATATGTGTTGAGTCATTGTTGAAAAGTACGAGACGTCATCAGGGAACACGAAAGAGAAAATGAAAGCTGACggtcattgacttttgaaaagtaaACCACATTGACAAAAAGGCAAAAGAGAAAGTGAAACTAGTACTGAGGTCATGACGTGAATGTGAAACAGAAAGGAAGCCTTATCATCTTAACATGCTGTGTATTTTGTTTCCCAGGTGGTGAGGGCGCTAATCTAGCAGCGTCTGGTTCGGTGATCGGGATTGGTTCTGATATTGGTGGCTCAATCAGAATGCCTTGTTTCTTCAATGGAATATTTGGACACAAAACTACCACAGGTGATCAACATATATGATTGCCTTGTTTCATTTTTAGCACCAGGGCGTATTTATCAAGCACTGTGAgcccaaaataaaataaatttgtttctggtcagctcACTTGTCATTTCAGGAGCTGAGCATTAAATTTTTCTGCCTCGTAAATTTCTTGGTGAGTCAGAATCTCATGTGGTAGCTGGCTTCAATTCAAAGTTTTTATGATGCACatccaaaaatgcaaaaaagaaaCGGAAGTATTTTGctgccagtgataaaagacaataaatgTCGCATCAATGTGCGATACTATTGTCAAACCAGCATTgtcacaaacaaaaaaaatgaaaaaaagaaaagaaaacgttGTCATCGCATCACTTttctgaatgtcaaggaccagaaacaaatcttttttttttggctcAAAGGTGCAAACATGTCATTTAATTGTCAGAATCTTAGTACAATAATTGTCTGTTTAGTATTCACAGAATTCGTCTTGGCgccaaaaaattttgatttacttCTAATACCGGTATTATTGTAATCCAAAACAAGTTTTCAACAGATTGtcaaatttaatataaattaTGTCTATAAATGTCTGTATTTGACAAGCGGGCAAAAAAGTGAATTTGGTAGCAGTTGTTATATGTTGGTATATTATcatatattgaaaaattcttgaATAAGTATTCAGTACAGTTTTTGCATCACTTCATTTGACCACCAGCCATTTTCTGATGACTgtgattttacaaaaacaccAGTGATAACTTTTTTGTGTTGACACAAGATGTTGGTTCATGGACATTCATAGGAAACTTATAATTTGTGAATTTCTTTGCTCAGAATTtataaatttcacaattttatatTTGGTGCTCAGCTAATCTTTATAGCAAGCAAGTTTATTAAGCTCTGACTTTGAATCTCTGCGTTTCGGATTTTTCATTTAAGGCATCGTTCCCAATGTTGGACAGTTTCCGTGTGCGATGGGCAAGAGAAGTGAATTCCTGTCGACGGGACCGATGTGCCGGTACGCTGCGGATCTGGAACCCATGCTGAGCATCATGGCAGGGGAAGAGGGACTAGCAAAGATGAAGCTTGGCACTCCAGTGGATCTGAGGAAGCTGAAGTATTTCAGTATTGTGGATGACGGGGGCTCCCTCCTGGTGTCGCCAGTCAGTCCAGAACTGAAAGCCATCCAAGCCAAGGTaaaaagctgaaaaaaaaatctcccAGATTTTATGCTCATTTAGTTAACTCTGAGAAATGGGGGGCACTGTCaggcagtggttagggtaccagtttcactatcagaggatggcgAGTTCAAGGCCAGTAAATCCAGTAATGggctcactgtcggaggacagTGAGTTCAAGACTCCAGTACGGTGCTGtacccctgagcaaggcactttactcctcattgctccatatTGGGTAGCAAGTCATGGGTACCTCATTCTGTAATTGGGCGTTTGCCTGTTGGGTAATGGATTtaataaaaaaaaggaaaagataCACGACACATATCAGTGCTGGCTAACCAAAATCGCTAATCAGATATTCACGTTAAACTGGGCTCAAATAATTTACTTGTCAATCTGTATCGGACAGGCAATTTCAGACAAGTAGGTTGAAATTTTCCGTCTATTATGAGTACATTGCTAGCTCTTTTCTGAaccgcacatacaaactttcgTGCAGTTTATGCAACTTTGGAAATTTTCAGATTAAATGCTTTTTAGTGGTTTAAAAACCAGTTGAAAAGATCTTCGAATCAGGATTTACCCAGCAGGCTTTTGGGCAATATCATGTAATGTCATAGCATTGTAAATGCATGAACGGTATATTTGAGGATTAAGTGATATTCTGATATGGATTGTTTCTTTACATGAGTTCTCTGCATCACGTAGGCTGTTCATTTTCAGACAACATAAAGGAAAAAAACACTCCATCTGTTTTTCACTTATCAGgaatcaatgacctttgacattttgATTGTAAACAATATGAAAGATATACAGTTCAATGTCTGTGTATTGTGTATCATGCATAATTATTAAAAACGTGGAAAATTACGGTTTAGCCTGGCAAACCCAATTGTTCTGCTATAGTGCGTGTTGATCTGTGTACAGGGAAATACCCCTGTTATATAGGTATGGTTAACCTTCCACCaacatggtttgacccaaacccattgttatcaatgagtGTGGGTCTGTGTACATGGACTTGGGGGTAAAGTTAGGGAGGGTAGGAAACAAACAGATCGGCtttgcaaaatatgtaaaacaaataGGTGATTTTTATTGACTCTACCATATAACAAATTCATTTCTGTTAGAACAAAAGTCATGGAAAGGAATAATATGAGAATCTACTGACATTATTTAAGTAAACTCAATTCCCCAAGATCCTGTAACATCATTATTTTATGTTTTGACTGAACATTATGAATTCATATTCttcatcaatatatatatatatatatatatatatatatatatatatatatatatatatatatatatatataatatatatattatatatatatatatatattatatatatatattttcatgatattagTATACTCAAACTTAGTTCATGGATATATTTTGCATTAAATGTATACACTTCATTTTGTAAATTGAGTCTTAGATAATTCTAGTAGTCTGTCAGACAGGGTATACTGATAAACTATGTGAATAAAGAATGGTTAACACAAGTACCAAGAGAGAGAGCTGGGCAAGTGGATTTGATTAACTTGGGTAAATTTAGTTCCCTAGATGTACGAAGGCTGCATGCCAATTCTCACCCGGCTTATTACAAACTCccattgtgttttttttcttggcATGCTTTTGAATATCCTCATTTATTTTGTTGAAGGTTGTCAAATATCTTGAAGACTCCCTTGAAGTCACTGTGACGGAAACCCAGGTGCGCCGGCTACGTTACTCATTTCCCATCTGGTCCTCCATGATGTCGAAACACAACGACGGCCAGACGTTCACGATGCTGATGGGCGACAGCGGTCCCGACGTCAAACCAGCATTGGAGCTGTTGAAATGGATCTTCCAGTCTTCGAATCACACACTGCCGGCAATCGGCCTGGGAATTGGTGAGAAGCTGGAGAGGTTGACACCCAAGAACACACAAGAGAAGCTCTGCAAAGCTGCCGAGAAGCTGCAAGCCGAGCTTGAGGACCTCTTGGGGTCAGACGGGATTCTCCTGTACCCATCTCACCCCAAGGTGGCGCCCTACCACAACTCTCCCCTGTGCACCCCGTTCAATTTCGCCTACACTGGTGTCTTCAACATACTTGGCTTTCCAATCACCCAAGTCCCCCTTGGTCTGAATGAGAAGGGAATTCCATTGGGGATCCAGGTGATCGCCCGCAGATACAACGACCATCTGACTCTTGCAGTTGCCAGGCAACTGGAGGAGGGGTTCGGTGGTTGGAGAGAGCCTATTCACGGGTAAATGGTTGATGAATGGATAGTGAATGGATGGTGAATGGATGAATGGTGATGAATAGATGCGAATAGATGATGAATAGATGGTGAATGGATGGGTGAATGGATGGTACAGCGTGTCTGACATCTGACCTTTGTGACATTCATTTCGTATATCAATGCAAAATGACTCTACGCTTTCATGGCAGTTTGCAAGATTAATTACTTGCAACTCCAAAGCCTGTGCGCACAATATCCTTAATGTATTTTCACATTACAGGGAAAAAGCATCAGATCTCATAGGTGAGCTTAtgtaaagaaatgaatgtaGAGGTAAAGTaatagatattattactttgtacttgtagTAATTTgtggaaatatatatatatatatatatatatatatatatatatatatatatatatatatatatatatatatatatatatataatattatatatatatatatatatatatataatattagtaTATAAAGATTGCTACAGAATTCAAACAAGATTTGCTTGTTCAGACATATTTGGTGACGCAAAAACTCAATACAATAGTGGTGTGCAATACCAATGCATTATATCTGAAATCTACTGTGAAAGGTGGtgatttcaacaatgacatgaTAGGCCAGCTTcataaggggccgtggataattggaacgtgcgcacggtaaacgaaactaagtgcATTTGTcctcaaccccctccccctcccctaaactAAAGTTTTGAAGTGCggaaatccaaccaagcctcattctgtatctgtaTCCGACAATCGGTGATAACatcgctatgaaatcacgcatacgcAACCGACCGCCCCAAATATctcctctaaaatcaatctctgttcagtgccaactcaacgatgacgcaaccaatagaataaaatgaaacaatgtataaaaatgattgttacgttattttactcgtGTGCTGATTGATATGTATGTcaaagaatgctggtgtagcaCCAGTGCCGTTCTGGCCTGATACATGCCAAACAATGtagcgatattttgcgataggaaaacttgtagtgcgatttttTGCGCACgttaatcgaaatacagccaaaccccctccccctaaacacagaagttgcgtttacTGTGCGCAtcttttaattatccacggcccctaataGGGTCTATGTTATGAATTTGGCATGCTAGGGTAATATATTTGCTGAAGTGAACAGGCCATCCCTTACCAAAAAGATAGCGCTATTTATAGTAGATATAGCGCTATTTTTGTAGGTTCTTAGGAGTTTTTGGTAGATCTGAAGAGGTGTTAAATAGGTGTCATTTTACTTGTAGGTCTTCAGGAATAAGTCTTGTTATGTATCTACTTAGTGCCTACTAACACCTATCTTACACCTACTTCTGTATATAGATCAACTGTAGGTGACAAATAGATTTGTGTAGGTAAAGCACACCTACATAGACCTATCATGACCTATCATGCACCTAAAGGAAAATTGAGGCGCCCTCACAGGCAAACAAACGTAAAAGCCGTAGTTGAACTTTAAACCCTATTTGAATAAAGAATTCTGCCTACAGGGGTACACCCAATTGATCATTGCTTAGGGGATTTCCCGGCCTTTCTTATGATAAACGTTTGCCGGCTGCAGGCTGGTGAATATTTATGTGACCTTTGCGCTTGTTTTGGTTCCGTATTGCACCAAGTTTTTGACCTAAATGTTAAAATTGGCCGATCGGAGCGATAGCATGGAGGTTGGACATCGCATAGCTGACGTTTTTTGTGATAGCAGCATTGAGTCATTTTATGGTTTCACAGAGTCCCGACATCAAGGATGACAATTGACATACCTCTCACTGAGAGTCTCAGTCCTTTGATCGCCATGAATCGTCTGACAATAAAGATGACGAAGACGGTGCAGCAATGATCAACCCGGAAATAACGCTGACATCGATTCAAGACCGACATCGTACGCTTCAACAACTTCAAGTTGCTGTAATTCTGACGACGATTTTGGTGAGTTGAGTCATGAATTTGAAACGAGAGAAGGTTTGACGATAAGAACATTGATGTTTGGTCATGGCGGGAAGATCGTAATCGGAATATAACGGTACCTGTTGTAATATTGAACTATATCCTTACCCAAAGCCACGGAGGTACAATGAGATGGATGTGTGAATAAAACGATACGCGAACCAACTGAACAGCATGGAGGCACTAAGAGGCAAAGCAAAATGATTCTAAGTCAAAATGGCCTGAGAACATCTTGAGACCCCGGAACATTTTGattgaacattttcaactttgtttGATTCGGACTGGTGACACCACGATGGGTCTGGTTGATAATATGAtatgcattttttgtttttcaaatatttttgcttgAATTTCTGGCCAACTTGATCCAGTGCCTGCTGTCAGTGCTATGCCGACATTGACAGAGTAATACATAAAAGAGATGATCCTGCATTTGACAAGCTTTGGAAAATTTGTCGAATTTTGTGGAACATGATCACCGGTAGAAAATGTGTGAATTCTGAGCGATGTTTGTCTGTAGATGAAACCATGGTCAAGTTCAAGGGACGTATATTATTCCACAGAAACAAGCCAACTAAAAGCATGTAAGTTAACTGGAGTCTAAGCACAAgcacataaaaaataatttcttgtgaaattttcgaaagaaaGATTGCTAAAATTCTTAATTCATAAATTGTAATGTTACTTGATCAAATGTGCATTTCATGCTTTTTAGAATATAGTTACTGTGGTCACATACATTGTCTTCTTCTCGAAATTTCTTATGCGTTTTTTGAGACCACAAATCTTTCAGCAACTGGTATACATTAACTGAAGTATCTGTTAGTGACTCTTCACATTTGTGATATCTATCCACCCATAAAACACCTTGGCAGGTACATCAAGTGACCTAAGGTTATCAACAGTGTGCaaatgatctgattttgcaTCTCAAAATATTTCGTTGGCATTACAACTTATCACCTATGATACTACCTACTCCTTAGCtgtattttcatgatatgtgtatGTAGATTTTTGAAAGGAGTGACATGATTGGCCTCTGGGGCTATTGTAGGTAGTTGTGTATAGATTAATGTAGGTCTATCATAGTTCACTAATAGGTGCTAGTTGTATCTTAGTAGGTGTGTTGCAGATTTATGTAGGCATGTTAGTAGGTCTGTACTAGGTACAAGGTAGGTGTCTGAGTAGGTGACTAGTAGATTTCTGTAGGTATCATGTAGTTGAAATCCTTTTTTCCAGGTGAGGCAATGGTAGGTGTGCAGTAGATTTTCGtagatatttaaatgacttAATTTGCATCTCATAAATATTTCGCTGAAATTACTACATATCGCCTATGATAGACCTACTTGTTAGCTTGTAGTTTTGTAATAGATGTAGGTAGATTTTAAGTAGATGTCCATTGTTTCAGTTGAAAATAAAGCTCTGTTTACCGAACTTTCACCTATTTGTCACCTATTTGTCACCTCTGTAAAATAGCGCTATCACCTACTAAAAATAGCGCTATGTTTTTGGTAAGGGATGTTTCTTTCTTATGGTATGTACATGTTTTTCAGTAACATCCCTGTTTCATGGATTTCTTAGCCCCAAAATGTTTTGGCCTTTAGATTCTATAAATTTGGCGCTATGTTTAAATCAGTAACCATGTGTGAAACCAGAGCCATTACTTGCACATTCCTTGACCAATTTCATTCCAGGTATTGGCCAAAGGACAATTCCCCCATCATATTTGCATAAAGATCAGTTTGATTTGCTATGCGATTAAATATGGCACCCCCTCCTTGGCCATTTTTGGGGGGAGAAATTTCATGTCTAGAGGCCTACTAAACATGCCTGTGCAGTCTTCAAACAGTGGTATAGGAGTAACTTGGTATAAATAATACATTTACTTGTTATGGCCATAAATTGtgaaagggacagtagctgtaacttttcatgattttttcactttttcatttCGTGTATTAACAGCAAGCTctcgttctactccccaaagcatgttgaatcACCAactgttcagcttgtcaacacagctatATGTGAAATTTATTCTGTTATTGCTTGCATTTGAATTTTTATCTGCATTTCACTTGCTGTAAATGATAACAGCACAGTGTGCACATAATACAGGGtgaattgacaagctgaatactgtgtatatcaccATGCTTTTGgaaatagaacaagaaactgttgttgaaatgaaaattgcaaagaaagatcattaaaaattacaaagaCTGTCAGTTAGATGGTTGGAGATTCTGTCAATAATAATGACTAATGTAAGTAATCCTAACAACCGACTGATGAGACAGATCGCCATTTtagaaaaacttaaatttccaTTGACTTGTATCAGATTTATTGTTGTTAAATCATACTTGTTTACACTTTGATTTTAATCGTAAATTATTGTTTACAGTGATTCTGTTTGAAAAATGCATCGTTTTATTTcttgatgcaattttttttttgcgtgagattgtattttatgaaaatttatgcagCTGCAAATCATGTGTGTGACTTTGTTGAATTGAGTAAGAAAAGTTTGTGAGAAAATAATAGGTACCGGTATCTATTGGAAGAGAGAGAATATGAGAGAGAAGCAGTGTAAAGCTAAGCAACTGATCTTGAAAAACCTTCTTACCACTCTTGGAACTAATAATTGATCAGATTTTGAAGATTATAATCACGTTTGTTACATTTGTCTTTTTGCTTGTCCTTCTTCATTTGATCAATGCAACATGCCTTGGAAGGTGAATGGATAAACACTGAGGTGCTGCGACAGAAGATATCTCATTGTCATATTTCCATATTTGCAATCCACATACTAGTATTACACAAAAGTTACCTCTGCTAGACAGCGTATTTTTGATGCAATCACCATAGTTGGACAAAACATGtccaaaacatttacaaatagcAAAAGCAATTGTACACAGACATATAACATGACACATAGTTCAAATGAGGTTACCATGTCAGATTCCTGTCCTCAAAACTTCAGACCATTTTATGATGACCTAAACTTTCTTCATTACCTACTGACCTGAGCATGACCTCATTGACCCGAGCATGACTATTGACCGATGGCATTCTTTCGTAAGTGAGTGTTGACCAAGACATGTACCTTGGCATTATCAAAATGTgctattttttgatattttttacaaataagaTTATGCAATTCGGTGTACCTCGATATTTTTTggtattaaaaacaaaagcattACGCATGTATTTGGAAGGAGTATCAGTACTATACCATCATAGTGCATGTCTttcgtcaatttttgtcatggaCACTAGAGGGGGGAAGAcgtcccctctactgtctatatggttttgtcagattttttccagaccttgggaaacttttttatGTGATTTCTGAGTGACTGCCTATATGTGTGAATATTTGTGCTTGGTGGGCGTGATACCTACCATCTTTGATGACACAACAgatttatctatcaggtgattTTTCCAGTAGCATAGCATCTTGTCTTAGCTTTGATATCTCAATAAGGACTCACCTCACAATGATTGGGTGGTATTAATCAGTGGCGTCTTTTGTGGTGAATAGTACAAAAAAATCCCCCTAAGTTAGTGATAAATAATAGGTTTAATAGCTCATCATTATGGGCCAAGTATTCTTCAGTTGTGAACAAATGTAACAAAGCTTGAAATGATTTTCACAGTGACCAGCAATTCAAGTTAAGCTCAGCAGTTGACCTTGATAGGACTCACAGGGTCAATCTCCTAGTGTATACATGTTGATATCGTGTAGAATGCCATATTTTATGTGCCTTTCAATACACATGTAATTACCTGTCACCGCACAATCACCTTGCATTTCATTAACATATCAATAACCTGCAACTGCTTTTCACTCAGTTGAAAAACTGGCCAGCTTTTCTTAAAAGTACTTAGGTAGTcactgctaatttgcatatatccatatatggtgACATTCAGCCATGTTTGACCAATGGAATAGCAATAGCATGACTTACCAAGCGAAAAATTACTGGCTAGCTACAAGAATTTATCCATATATGGTGACATTGAACCATGTTTGACCAATGTAATACCAATAGCATgacacccccccacccccccccccacccccccccagTGAAAAATCACAGGTTAGCTACATGTACTGTGAGTACAGGTAACTTTCATGCCCAAAATGCTTAGGCATTATATCTTAGTTGTGGAAAAAACTTTAT
This genomic window from Ptychodera flava strain L36383 chromosome 10, AS_Pfla_20210202, whole genome shotgun sequence contains:
- the LOC139142498 gene encoding fatty-acid amide hydrolase 2-A-like, with translation MASTALAIIQSICRTISGTIVSFIAFLIYGWRPKKTVPPVTNPLLLESGLSLARKIRKRQVTSVEVIQAYITRIEEVNPLTNAVIATRFDEALDEAKAVDAILDSENIPDKYSEENAPYLGVPFTVKEAFAVKGLPNSSGVVARKDMRCTDDAVVIRRMREAGAIPIALTNVSELCMWYESNNCVYGRSNNAYDNRRMVGGSSGGEGANLAASGSVIGIGSDIGGSIRMPCFFNGIFGHKTTTGIVPNVGQFPCAMGKRSEFLSTGPMCRYAADLEPMLSIMAGEEGLAKMKLGTPVDLRKLKYFSIVDDGGSLLVSPVSPELKAIQAKVVKYLEDSLEVTVTETQVRRLRYSFPIWSSMMSKHNDGQTFTMLMGDSGPDVKPALELLKWIFQSSNHTLPAIGLGIGEKLERLTPKNTQEKLCKAAEKLQAELEDLLGSDGILLYPSHPKVAPYHNSPLCTPFNFAYTGVFNILGFPITQVPLGLNEKGIPLGIQVIARRYNDHLTLAVARQLEEGFGGWREPIHG